One genomic segment of Gossypium arboreum isolate Shixiya-1 chromosome 3, ASM2569848v2, whole genome shotgun sequence includes these proteins:
- the LOC108465351 gene encoding uncharacterized protein LOC108465351: MIFTEAHNSPYAMHPGGNKMYQDLRVGDKVFMKVSPWKKVLRFEQKGKLSSRLDTSHDVPVEEIEVRSDLLYEKESIVILDREVKVLRSKTVPLVKFLWRNHKTEKAT; this comes from the exons ATGATTTTTACCGAGGCTCATAATAGtccatatgctatgcatcccggtgGGAACAAGATGTATCAGGATCTTCGG GTTGGAGATAAGGTGTTTAtgaaggtctcaccttggaagaaggttttgaggttCGAGCAGAAGGGTAAGCTTAGTTCGAG ATTGGATACTTCCCACGATGTtcctgttgaggagattgaggttcgaTCTGACCTTTTGTATGAGAAGGAATCGATTGTGATCTTAGACCGTGAGGTCAAGGTGCTGCGCAGTAAGACGGTTCCATTGGTGAAATTTTTGTGGCGCAACCACAAGACTGAGAAAGCTACTTGA